The proteins below come from a single Gimesia alba genomic window:
- a CDS encoding transposase, whose translation MIFVDRHGTPVAIDTESARRSEVKLIEPLLEKITLQNRQPERLVYDKAADSDSLRKRLMEKNIDLICPHRKSRVKPPTQDGRKLPRFKRRWIVERSIAWLHNYRRIVTRWEYHDYLYESFVILGCLFTLLKRF comes from the coding sequence ATGATTTTTGTCGATCGTCACGGGACACCTGTGGCGATCGACACAGAATCGGCCCGTCGTAGCGAAGTCAAGCTGATCGAACCGCTGCTTGAAAAAATCACATTGCAAAATCGACAACCCGAGCGACTTGTTTATGACAAAGCCGCCGATTCGGACTCGTTGCGCAAACGGCTGATGGAAAAGAATATCGATCTGATCTGCCCGCATCGAAAATCGAGAGTCAAACCGCCGACGCAAGATGGTCGAAAGCTTCCACGCTTCAAACGACGTTGGATTGTGGAACGCAGTATTGCCTGGCTCCACAACTATCGTCGCATTGTCACGCGCTGGGAATATCACGATTACCTCTACGAAAGCTTTGTAATTCTTGGGTGTTTATTTACACTATTAAAAAGGTTTTGA
- a CDS encoding transposase, translated as MYMTLVWWPKRKRVSTKTASRTERPVVLTDKQWSLVAKLFPWTPPSKKGGRPKAHPRDCLEGILWILVTGARWKDLPREYPSKATCHRRFQQWTIEGRLLSAWQIILERMDDAGQIDFSETFADGTFASAKKGVEELARLVVAKAQRS; from the coding sequence ATGTATATGACGCTGGTCTGGTGGCCCAAACGAAAACGGGTTTCCACAAAAACAGCGTCCAGGACGGAACGCCCGGTCGTTTTGACCGATAAACAATGGTCTTTAGTCGCAAAACTGTTTCCCTGGACTCCCCCTTCCAAAAAGGGAGGACGTCCAAAAGCCCATCCACGAGATTGCCTGGAAGGCATTCTCTGGATTTTGGTGACAGGAGCACGATGGAAAGATTTACCAAGAGAGTATCCCTCAAAAGCGACGTGCCATCGACGTTTCCAGCAATGGACGATCGAAGGGCGGCTCTTATCTGCCTGGCAAATCATCTTGGAACGAATGGATGATGCTGGCCAGATTGATTTCTCGGAAACCTTTGCTGATGGCACTTTTGCCTCGGCAAAAAAAGGGGTAGAAGAGTTGGCCCGACTCGTCGTGGCAAAGGCACAAAGGTCATGA
- a CDS encoding transposase yields MLNRSVARLTLFEKPDDYAAFMRVVEETWQKNPLPIFAMSVMPNYWHFVVRPKTDTQLTDFFRLLTVTHTMRWHAHYATGGTGHLYQGRFKSFPIQSDEHLLTVMRYVERNPLRANLVQKAEEWEYGSAWARQQKTAAPEWLATPKNPRLPRNWRALVNKPQTDAELAALRKCIVRGTPFGNEKWTSNTAKRLSLESTTRPRGRPRTRKES; encoded by the coding sequence GTGCTGAACCGGTCTGTTGCGCGGCTGACTCTGTTTGAGAAGCCCGACGATTATGCTGCGTTCATGCGAGTGGTAGAAGAGACGTGGCAGAAGAATCCGCTGCCGATCTTTGCGATGTCGGTGATGCCCAACTACTGGCACTTTGTCGTGCGGCCCAAGACGGATACCCAGTTGACGGACTTCTTCCGACTGCTCACTGTCACCCACACAATGCGCTGGCACGCTCACTATGCGACCGGTGGCACCGGGCACCTTTACCAGGGGCGCTTTAAGTCGTTCCCGATTCAGTCGGACGAACATTTACTGACCGTCATGCGTTACGTGGAACGCAACCCCTTGCGGGCGAATCTGGTTCAGAAGGCAGAGGAGTGGGAGTACGGTTCCGCCTGGGCTCGGCAACAAAAAACGGCCGCACCGGAATGGCTGGCGACGCCGAAGAATCCACGGCTGCCACGAAACTGGCGGGCACTGGTCAATAAACCCCAGACCGATGCCGAGCTGGCCGCCCTCCGAAAATGCATCGTCCGCGGCACTCCTTTCGGCAACGAAAAATGGACCAGCAACACTGCCAAAAGGCTTTCATTGGAGAGCACCACCCGTCCCCGAGGCAGGCCACGCACCAGAAAAGAGTCCTGA
- a CDS encoding GspE/PulE family protein: protein MKFFWACLFVMLCLTGFLTDIQAQPVPDSGRDTEETNRVVAVSNAGEYPPLPVPFFRGNGQANYMQGFYFHFWKFLLVVLLFLLWAKTSYWVDEDSRGLKIDTEFWSSIVLVAGGLGFLFVFCMPSFLLGFFILAAAYGAPLGMYIRERNAKVPASSRVMTPDHIRNLTLRYLARMGIRVGGKKTQQAAVGPEIRFIGRSATGRGDDPASSRRVENSRGFLAAKELVYDAVMRRATDVHLEPKEDEVGVRLRIDGVMYPTEGFDRSIGEAVLNIFKVLGAMDITEKRRPQDGSFRAIMPDREIDFRLASQGTRHGEKMSLRILDQTNSIASLTELGIRKQLVDKLSSIVKQPHGLFLCCGPTGAGKSTTLFAALHEIDPYQRNIITIEDPVEYRIDNVSQIEINQKAGQTFAESLRSILRQDPDVVMIGEIRDAETARIACQAANTGHMVFSTVHANDTFTALYRLLDLEIEPFMLASSLSALLAQRLARRLCPDCKEAYQPNPEFLKKANLPPDKVKCFYRQPKNPEIVCPTCGGLGYRGRISVVELLEFNERMRDMIRDTSGMSQLKAQARKNGMLYMKEEGLRLVVKGVTSIDELLRVVK, encoded by the coding sequence GTGAAATTTTTCTGGGCGTGTCTTTTCGTAATGCTCTGCCTTACGGGATTCTTAACAGACATCCAAGCGCAACCGGTTCCAGATAGCGGCCGCGATACTGAAGAGACAAATCGCGTGGTCGCTGTTTCGAATGCGGGAGAATATCCGCCGCTACCGGTCCCGTTTTTTCGAGGCAATGGTCAAGCGAACTATATGCAGGGGTTTTATTTCCATTTCTGGAAATTTCTGCTGGTAGTATTGCTGTTCCTGCTGTGGGCCAAAACCTCGTATTGGGTTGATGAGGACAGTCGTGGATTAAAGATTGATACCGAGTTTTGGAGTTCGATCGTCCTGGTAGCCGGTGGACTCGGTTTTCTGTTCGTTTTCTGTATGCCCAGCTTTCTGCTTGGCTTTTTTATCCTGGCAGCAGCTTATGGTGCGCCGCTGGGGATGTATATTCGTGAGCGAAATGCCAAAGTTCCTGCTTCCAGCCGGGTGATGACTCCGGATCATATTCGGAACTTAACGCTGCGTTATCTGGCCCGGATGGGGATTCGGGTGGGCGGCAAGAAGACACAGCAGGCAGCGGTCGGCCCCGAAATTCGGTTTATCGGGAGGTCGGCAACCGGGCGGGGTGATGATCCTGCCAGTTCTCGCCGCGTGGAAAATTCACGTGGTTTCCTGGCTGCCAAAGAGCTGGTATATGATGCGGTCATGCGTCGCGCGACTGACGTGCATCTGGAGCCAAAAGAGGATGAGGTAGGAGTGCGTCTGCGTATTGACGGTGTGATGTACCCTACTGAAGGATTTGACCGTTCGATTGGTGAAGCAGTTCTGAATATTTTCAAGGTGCTGGGAGCGATGGATATTACCGAGAAGCGTCGTCCGCAGGACGGCAGTTTCCGCGCCATCATGCCCGATCGTGAAATTGACTTTCGTCTCGCCAGTCAGGGAACCCGGCACGGCGAAAAAATGAGTTTGCGTATCCTGGACCAGACGAATTCGATCGCCTCGTTAACAGAGTTGGGGATTCGAAAACAGCTGGTTGATAAGCTGAGTTCGATCGTCAAACAGCCACATGGTCTGTTTTTATGCTGTGGTCCTACGGGTGCGGGTAAATCAACTACCTTGTTTGCGGCTTTGCATGAAATTGATCCTTATCAGCGCAATATTATTACGATTGAAGATCCTGTCGAATATCGGATCGATAATGTTTCACAGATTGAAATCAACCAGAAGGCCGGCCAGACGTTTGCCGAGTCTTTAAGAAGTATTTTGCGTCAAGACCCGGACGTGGTCATGATCGGCGAAATTCGAGATGCGGAGACGGCGCGGATTGCCTGTCAGGCGGCGAATACCGGTCATATGGTGTTTTCCACGGTGCACGCCAACGATACCTTTACTGCCTTGTATCGATTGCTCGACCTGGAAATCGAGCCGTTCATGCTGGCCAGTTCACTCTCGGCTCTGCTGGCACAGCGCTTGGCGCGGCGGCTGTGTCCTGACTGTAAAGAAGCGTATCAACCGAATCCGGAGTTTTTGAAGAAAGCGAATCTGCCGCCTGATAAGGTCAAATGTTTTTACCGGCAGCCGAAAAATCCGGAAATTGTCTGCCCCACATGTGGTGGTCTGGGATACAGAGGTCGGATTAGTGTTGTCGAGCTTCTGGAATTCAATGAGCGGATGCGTGATATGATTCGTGATACTTCCGGTATGTCTCAACTCAAGGCACAGGCACGAAAGAACGGCATGTTGTATATGAAAGAGGAAGGTCTGCGGCTTGTCGTGAAGGGAGTCACATCCATTGACGAATTATTGCGGGTAGTGAAGTGA
- a CDS encoding CvpA family protein has translation MIDILLLAILGIVTWCVASEGAWGAAFIFVSVLLAGLLAMNYFEPLATFLTNNVASSGTWRLRWDSIALVGLFVGFIFLFREITVRIAPTYMQVHPLVHEIARWGFAAMTGYIAMAFLLTALHTTPLPREFAGFTPERNNFFGVVAPDRQWLGFTQYVSEKSMRNGAMGHLFDGPEYSFPQQSNNIWPSFPIRYASRRGSGASAGVAPAKPASEEKASRSF, from the coding sequence ATGATCGACATATTGTTACTGGCAATCTTGGGAATTGTGACCTGGTGTGTTGCCAGTGAAGGGGCCTGGGGCGCCGCGTTTATTTTTGTCTCGGTACTTCTCGCCGGTTTACTTGCGATGAATTATTTCGAACCTCTGGCAACGTTTTTGACGAATAATGTTGCCAGTTCGGGGACCTGGCGTCTGCGCTGGGACAGTATTGCGCTGGTTGGCCTGTTTGTGGGATTTATTTTTCTCTTTCGCGAGATCACAGTCCGGATTGCGCCCACTTATATGCAGGTTCATCCGCTGGTCCATGAAATTGCACGTTGGGGATTTGCCGCGATGACCGGTTATATTGCGATGGCATTTTTGCTGACCGCGTTACACACCACTCCTCTGCCTCGTGAGTTTGCCGGTTTTACTCCCGAACGAAATAACTTTTTTGGAGTGGTCGCCCCTGATCGTCAATGGCTGGGGTTCACTCAATATGTTTCAGAAAAGTCGATGCGCAACGGTGCGATGGGGCATCTGTTTGACGGTCCTGAATACAGTTTCCCTCAGCAATCAAACAATATTTGGCCTTCGTTTCCGATTCGATATGCCTCACGCCGGGGGAGCGGAGCGTCT